The following nucleotide sequence is from Perognathus longimembris pacificus isolate PPM17 unplaced genomic scaffold, ASM2315922v1 HiC_scaffold_5897, whole genome shotgun sequence.
CGCTCGGTTCCCCCCTGGAGTCAGGTTCCTTCTGTCTCAGGTATGTGGAGCTGGTGAACACGGCCTGCACCTTCGAGCCGCACGAGAGCTTCTTCAGCCTCTTCTCAGACCCTCGCAGCACCCGCCTCACCCGCATCCACCTTCGGGAGGACCTGGTGCAGGACCAGGACCTGGAGGCCATTCGCAAGCAGGTGAGACTGGCTGGCCAGGGCGgccccccgggcccggcccggaGGAACAGCGCCCCCAAAGCTGCCCGGCACAGCCGCTCCCCAGCCACCCGCTGAAGCCCCGGCCCCAGGGTGggtggcggaggcggcggcggcggcggcgctgacCGAGCTGTGCCCGCGCCTAGGACCTGGTGGAGCTCTACCTGACCAACTGCGAGAAGCTCTCCGCCAAGAGCCTGCAGACCCTGCGCAGCTTCAGCCACACGctggtgtccctgagcctctttggctgTGCCAACATCTTCTACGAGGAGGAGAACCCGGGGGGCTACGAGGACGAGTGCCTCGTCAACCCCACCTGCCAGGTGCTGGTCAAGGACTTCACCTTCGAGGGCTTCAGCCGCCTCCGCTTCCTCAACCTGGGCCGCATGATCGACGGCGTCCCCGTGGAGTCGCTGCTGCGGCCACTGCGCTCTCTGGCCGCCCTGGACCTGTCAGGCATCCAGACGAGCGATGCCGCGTTCCTCACGCAGTGGAAGGACAGCCTGGTGTCCCTTGTGCTCTACAACATGGACCTTTCTGACGACCATATCCGCGTCATCGTCCAGCTGCACAAGCTGCGGTGAGCTGCTCACCAGGACGGGGCGGGCGCCGTCCTCTCTGGGGTTCACTCCTGGCCAGGTGGAGGGGACTTAAACCCAGTGGTCCAGCCGGGGAGGTCTGTTGAGCGGGGCACTGGGTCGCCACAGGGCTTCTCCCTAGAGTGCCGTGCGCGCttgtggtggtgggagggggcCCTCCCCTGCCACGGACTGAgggagcccccaccccacctgcaGACACCTGGACATCTCCCGAGACCGCCACTCCAGCTACTACAAGTTCAAGCTGACCCGGAAGGTGCTGAGCCTCTTCGTGCAGAAGCTGGGGAGCCTCCTGTCCCTGGACATTTCCGGCCACATGATCCTGGAGAACTGTAGCATCAACAAGATGGAGGAGGAAGCGGGGCAGACCAGGTGGGGCCCTGCGTTCACCAGGCTCCCGCCCACTGCCCGCTGCCTGCCATGGGCGTGCTGGGTGGAGGAGCTAAGCCAGCCAGGCCCAGTGGGGACCGACAAGTCACTCCTGGGTGGGGCTGTGGGTGGGAGGAGCAGGCTCTGGGATGGCCTAGGGATCAGGAGGAGGAATGGCACCCGGCTGTCACGAAAGCCATTCTGTCTGCTGGAGGAAGTGTGTTCTGGCAGAGGGGACAGCGTGCTCCaaggccaggagggaggggaggggatgagcCGCTGGGAAGCCactgtgcccaggctggcagaGCATGGCACCCTGTGGTGGGGGAAAGTGGGGCCCGCAGAACCTGCTGCTCAGCAGCAGGTTTCGCTAACCCGGCTAGCAGCAGAcaggccaggggctgggccaCACTCAAACCCAGGCACTGTCGTTGGCCACAGTCTCTGCCCAGCCGACAAGCTTGCCCCTCCATGACTGGGTGAGACGTGAGGCCAGCATGTCCTTTCTAGCACGTCCCATGGCGTGCCCTCCCGTGTGCCCCGCCACCTCTCCACCACAGGACCCAGCTACCCTACCCTTGAGAAGAAAAGACTGGAGTCAGTGACTGGCCAGAAAGCCCCCCGGGGAAGTCCCGGTCAGGCCTGGCCCCCAGCCACTGACCCAGCACGCTCCTTCCCCAGCACCGAGCCTTCTAAGAGCAGCATCATGCCTTTCCGGGCTCTGAAGAGGCCCCTGCAGTTCCTGGGACTCTTCGAGACCTCCCTGTGCCGCCTCACGCACATTCCTGCCTACAAAGTGAGAGGAGGGGCAGGCGAGGAGGGGCGGAGCCGGGAGCTGGGACCAGGGAAGGGATGGGCAGGGCCACTTCGGGGTCTGGGGCTTCCACCCTCTGACCTCTTCTGCTGGTGCTAAGCATGTTTCATCCCCAGGTGAGTGGCGACAAAAATGAGGAGCAGGTGCTGAACGCCATCGAAGCCTACACTGAGCACCGGCCTGAGATCACGTCCCGGGCCATCAACCTGCTGTTTGACATTGCACGTATTGAACGCTGCAACCAGCTCCTTCGGGCCCTGAAGGTCAGCCCTAAGCCCAGGGATGGCTCCTGGCCAGCTAGGCTGTCTCCacaccctcctccccaaccccacctGGCAGTGCCACCTCGCCCAGGGCCTCATTCAGGCCCCATGGGCTCTAGTGCCTGTTTCCCATGCCCACTATTGCTCCAGGAGAGCAGGTCTGGCTCAGCCCATCCTGAAAATGTGTCCACAccccttatacacacacacacacacacacacacacacacacacatcccttcaCTCTTCACACAGCTGGTCATCACGGCCCTCAAGTGCCACAAGTACGACAAGAACATCCAAGTGACAGGCAGCGCTGCCCTCTTCTACCTGACCAACTCCGAGTACCGCTCAGAGCAGAGTGTGCGGCTGCGCCGGCAGGTCATCCAGGTGGTGCTGAATGGCATGGAGTCCTACCAGGAGGTGACGGTGAGCCCCCTGCCCACCATGGCCCGCATGCTTTGCCCAGCCACCCATCCCGCTCCCGCCGTAGGGACCCCAGACGCTCAGGTGCTCACCTGGCGGTGGGCGGATCTCCCCGGGAGCCTCCCCCAGGGTCCTGGAACCCAGCCCACCAGCTGTCCGCAGCCCACTGCGGCCGCCATCCGCCGCTCTCCCCTGCACCGAGCCCTGCCTCTGGCCTCCTTCCCTCGCTTTTCCCCGGCCCCCGTGCCCCGTCACTCTTCTGGGGGTCCACATTTATCAGTGACTATTCTTTCTAGGAAAGTAATAAAAAGTCTATATTATTATTCctaataataattacagatagAACATAAAATCACACGTAGTCCTACAGAGTGCCACTGTTGTTCTGAGTTTTAGTCTTGCATCGGTGCTTAGCAAATGGGATCATTTACACAAACTCTGTGATGTGAGTATTTGGTACTTGGCAGTGCCTTGTGGATGTGAACATTTCTCAGGGCACagaactgttttttgttgttgtcgttgctgttttggcaatactggtgcttgaactgagggtctcgcGCTtgtttgagctatgcctccagccctctaaaaagattctcttttgttttagacctaggcttgaacatggggcctaagcagtgtccctgagctgttatactcaaggctaatgttgtaccacttgagccacatctccagttccagctttttggtagttaattggagataagagtctcatgggggggctgggaatatggcctagtggtagagtacttgcctcacatacatgaagccctgggttcaattcttcagtaccacattacagaaaaagccagaagtggtgctgtggctcaagtattagagtgctagccttgagcaaagagaagttagggacagtgctcaggctctgatgagttcaagccccaggactgtcaaaaaaaaaaaaaaaagcctcatggacttttctcaccttcctgagtggttatgattacagatgtgagccactggtgcctggtttcaacaaaattttaatgggaagtagaactgtgtcttaagtggtagaacattagccttgagcagaaaagctcaaagacagtgtccaggcactaagttcaaaacccaggaccaggcgcgcgcacacacacacacacacacacacacacacacacacacacacaccacccttaATGAtacagacagtgtccaggcactaagttcaaaacccaggaccaggcacacacacacacacacacacacacacacacacacacacacaccccacacccccccccccttaatgATACCCCTTGCTGATATAAAAGTAAAATAgctgggagccaatggctcacacctataatcctagctaataaggaggctgagatctgaggaccactgtttgATGCCAcctatggcaggaaagtctgtgatactcttatctccaataaactactcagaaagagctggaagtagtgaggtggctctaggggtagagtgatagacttgagcaaaagaagctctcagaacccaggcacagagttcaagccccaggaccaagaacaacaaaaagggtGAAAAACCAtggagtactggtggctcatacctgtaattctagcttctctggAAACAGATCCTAGGGAAACATGACTTGaagccctgggcaaaaaagtccatctccaaagtaactggctaaaggcagggctggaagcatggtccACTTGGTAGAGTGGGAGCTGTGAGCAAGAGAGTTAAgcaggagttcaaggcctgagtcccaagccccataCCAGCTGGGtgcttgtagctcacacctgtaattctggcttctcaggaggctgaggatcacagttccaagccagcccaggcagaaatgttcatGCAAGTCTTATTTCtgcttaactagcaaaaagccaaacatggaAGTGATTTAGTACCACTTTCCACTGGTGACAGGTGGTATGGCCTATGGGGGCAGCTGGTAGAACCTGCTAGATGTGTAAACGCATTTACCTTTCAGTATAAGAATCTCAAAGTTAGAAATGTGCTATAAGAAAAagataggagggctgggaatgtggcctagtggcaaaagtgcttgccttgtatacatgaagccctgggttcgattccccagcaccacatatatagaaaatggccagaagtggtgctgtgcctcaagtggcagagtgctagccttgagcaaaaagaagccagggacagtgctcagaccctgaggcaagctccagggctgccacccctccccccccaaaaaagataggAATATATCCACCCTTATTTGATCAAGCAGAAGAAACAACAATGTTTCTGGGCATTGAGGCCCAGGATAAGTAATGCCTGGTCCATCCCCACACAGGGCTCATCTGGTAGCATCTGCCAGCCTATGAGGAAAGACAGACACCACATAGGGATGATTAAAGAGGCACTTGGGATCATTCTGTATGATACATGCCTTTGCACTTTCCCACCTCAAATACAAGATTATGTTAGCCTTGTGGATGCCACCCAACTTAACAGTGATCCCCTCTTAGGAATGACATGGAGACTTTGGTGGTGGTGTATTCCTGTAATGCCAGTATTTGGGATGCCACGGCAGGAGGATCGAAAGTTTAAGGCCagtgctgggaaggtggcttagtggtagagtgcttgcctagcatgcatgaagccctgggttccattcctcagcaccacatatacagaaaaggccagaagtgatgctgtggctcaagtggtagagtgctagccttgagcaaataaaaagccaggggcagtgcccaggccctgagttcaaacaccaggactggcaaaaaaagaaagtttgagtCCAGCTTGTGCTATATACAGCAGGTGCTTATAtggaaaaaagctcctttatacaactaatacACACtaatgaaaaagggaaagaaacaaaagggggctgggaatgtggcttagcgtagagtgctggcctagcatgcatgaagccc
It contains:
- the Zer1 gene encoding protein zer-1 homolog; translation: GSPLESGSFCLRYVELVNTACTFEPHESFFSLFSDPRSTRLTRIHLREDLVQDQDLEAIRKQDLVELYLTNCEKLSAKSLQTLRSFSHTLVSLSLFGCANIFYEEENPGGYEDECLVNPTCQVLVKDFTFEGFSRLRFLNLGRMIDGVPVESLLRPLRSLAALDLSGIQTSDAAFLTQWKDSLVSLVLYNMDLSDDHIRVIVQLHKLRHLDISRDRHSSYYKFKLTRKVLSLFVQKLGSLLSLDISGHMILENCSINKMEEEAGQTSTEPSKSSIMPFRALKRPLQFLGLFETSLCRLTHIPAYKVSGDKNEEQVLNAIEAYTEHRPEITSRAINLLFDIARIERCNQLLRALKLVITALKCHKYDKNIQVTGSAALFYLTNSEYRSEQSVRLRRQVIQVVLNGMESYQEVTVQRNCCLTLCNFSIPEELEFQYRRVNELLLSILSPTRQDESIQRIAVHLCNALVCQVDNDHKEAVGKMGFVVTMLKLIQKKLLDKTCDQVMEFSWSALWNVTDETPDNCEMFLNFNGMKLFLDCLKEFPEKQELHRNMLGLLGNVAEVKELRPQLMTSQFISVFSHLLESKADGIEVSYNACGVLSHIMFDGPEAWGVCEPQREEVEERMWAAIQSWDTNSRRNINYRSFEPILRLLPQGISAVSQHWATWALYNLVSVYPDKYCPLLIKEGGVPLLTDMMEMATARQETKEMARKVTEQCSNFKEENMDTSR